One Fibrobacter sp. UWH6 DNA window includes the following coding sequences:
- a CDS encoding type I restriction endonuclease subunit R, whose amino-acid sequence MQYKTVAETSEATVVAEYTPARSRSDAYQSEADLEREFIKMLQNQGYGYLQIHTEDDLVQNLRTQIENLNNFKFTDGEWDRFFTEFIANRNEGIVEKTRTIQEDYVKTLKTDKGASKNIKLIDKANIHNNTLQVINQYEEEQGTHNTRYDVSILVNGLPLVHVELKRRGVAIREAFNQIDRYQRDSFWAGSGLYEYVQIFVISNGTHTKYYSNTTRNAHIKELAVGGSKKNIKTSNSFEFTSFWADGNNKNIPDLVDFTKTFLAKHTILNVLTKYCVFTSEELLLVMRPYQITATERILNRITIANNYKTMGKLDAGGYIWHTTGSGKTLTSFKTAVLASGLDYVDKVLFVVDRQDLDYQTMKEYDRFQKGAANGNKSTKILQDQLEDRNQKGGHHEYKIIVTTIQKLGCFITKNKTHDIYKKHIVFVFDECHRSHFGELHQKITKTFKNYHLFGFTGTPIFPQNAGSSKNPLLKTTEQAFGDKLHHYTIVNAINDGNVLPFRIDYVNTVQVKKNLVDKKVSAIDTEEAMCDPKRIAEIVSYVLEHFDQKTKRNTFYQVKDQRLCGFNSIFATASIPMAKKYYEEFKKQIKAKYSPLKIATVFSYAPNEEDVGGILTEEEFETGAMSKSDRDFLDSAIKDYNKTFSTNFDTSGDKFLNYYKDISQRMKKREIDLLIVVNMFLTGFDATTLNTLWVDKNLKQHGLLQAYSRTNRILNSVKTFGNIVCFRSLQKETDDAIALFGDKDAGGIVILKTFSEYYNGYKDDKGKKQPGYKQLLDELKTMYPLGQEILGEKAEKEFIRLFGAVLRLRNILSSFDQFNDLDISERDLQDYQSIYVDLHDKYAHQQNGSKESIRDDIEFELELIKQVDINIDYILALVAQYHDSNCKDKKIKAQITKALNASVELRSKRELIEAFVKKVNVDTDVDKDWKEFVKEQQENDLVQIISDENLKEEETREFIINSFRDGELDESGTDIANIMPKMSRFGGGNRSEKKADVIAKLRQFFEKYFGLITFEDEDKELVSNLVKMPYNAIGESFISSMAAEGKAEYDAGKK is encoded by the coding sequence ATGCAGTACAAAACCGTAGCAGAAACATCTGAAGCAACTGTGGTTGCAGAATACACCCCGGCCCGTTCCCGTTCCGATGCCTACCAGAGTGAAGCTGACCTGGAACGAGAATTCATAAAGATGCTTCAAAATCAAGGCTATGGTTATCTGCAAATCCATACCGAAGATGATTTGGTACAAAACCTCAGGACCCAGATCGAGAATTTGAATAATTTCAAGTTTACCGATGGGGAATGGGATCGTTTCTTTACGGAATTCATCGCCAACAGGAATGAAGGAATTGTTGAAAAGACCCGGACAATCCAAGAGGATTATGTCAAGACTTTAAAGACCGACAAGGGTGCATCCAAGAATATCAAGTTGATAGACAAGGCGAACATCCACAACAATACTCTTCAGGTCATTAACCAGTATGAAGAAGAACAAGGAACTCACAACACCCGATATGATGTTTCTATCCTAGTTAACGGTCTTCCTTTAGTCCATGTGGAACTGAAGCGCAGGGGAGTGGCTATTCGTGAGGCTTTTAATCAGATTGATCGTTATCAGAGAGATTCTTTCTGGGCAGGTTCCGGCCTCTATGAGTATGTGCAAATTTTCGTAATCAGCAACGGAACTCACACCAAGTATTATTCCAATACCACCCGTAACGCCCATATTAAGGAATTGGCTGTAGGTGGTTCCAAAAAGAATATCAAGACCAGTAATAGTTTTGAATTTACCAGTTTCTGGGCTGATGGCAATAACAAGAATATCCCGGACTTGGTGGACTTCACAAAGACGTTCCTTGCCAAGCACACTATCCTTAATGTTCTTACCAAGTATTGCGTATTCACTTCAGAAGAATTGCTCTTGGTAATGCGTCCGTACCAGATTACTGCCACAGAACGCATTTTAAACCGTATTACCATTGCCAACAATTACAAGACAATGGGCAAGTTGGATGCTGGTGGATACATCTGGCACACGACTGGTTCCGGCAAAACCTTGACCAGCTTCAAGACCGCTGTTCTAGCCAGTGGCCTGGATTATGTGGATAAGGTTCTTTTTGTAGTTGACCGTCAGGATTTGGATTATCAGACCATGAAGGAATATGACCGTTTCCAGAAGGGAGCGGCAAATGGCAATAAGTCCACAAAGATTCTCCAGGACCAGCTGGAAGACCGTAATCAGAAGGGCGGTCATCACGAATACAAAATTATCGTGACCACAATCCAAAAGCTGGGTTGTTTCATTACCAAAAACAAGACTCACGATATCTACAAGAAGCATATTGTATTTGTTTTCGATGAATGTCATCGAAGCCACTTTGGTGAACTGCATCAAAAGATTACCAAGACCTTCAAGAATTATCATCTGTTCGGCTTCACAGGGACTCCTATATTCCCTCAGAATGCTGGCAGCAGCAAGAATCCGCTGCTGAAGACTACAGAACAGGCCTTTGGTGATAAGCTGCATCATTACACCATTGTGAATGCAATTAACGATGGTAATGTACTGCCTTTCCGCATAGATTACGTTAATACCGTTCAAGTAAAAAAGAACCTGGTTGATAAGAAAGTCTCTGCTATTGATACAGAAGAAGCTATGTGCGATCCGAAGAGGATTGCCGAGATTGTTTCCTATGTTCTTGAACATTTTGATCAAAAAACAAAGCGTAATACGTTCTATCAGGTCAAGGACCAGAGACTTTGTGGATTTAATTCCATCTTTGCAACCGCTTCTATCCCCATGGCCAAGAAATACTATGAGGAATTCAAGAAGCAAATTAAGGCAAAGTATTCGCCTTTAAAAATTGCCACAGTATTCAGTTATGCGCCCAACGAAGAAGATGTGGGTGGAATTCTGACGGAAGAAGAATTTGAAACTGGGGCAATGAGTAAATCTGATAGAGACTTTCTTGATTCTGCCATTAAGGACTATAACAAGACTTTCTCTACCAACTTTGATACGTCTGGTGACAAGTTCTTGAATTACTACAAGGACATTTCCCAAAGGATGAAAAAAAGGGAAATTGACCTTCTGATAGTTGTCAATATGTTCCTGACGGGTTTTGATGCCACTACGCTGAATACTTTATGGGTGGATAAAAACCTTAAACAACATGGGCTGTTGCAGGCTTATTCTCGAACAAACCGTATTCTTAATTCTGTCAAGACATTTGGTAACATAGTCTGCTTCCGTTCCTTGCAAAAAGAAACGGATGATGCGATTGCTTTGTTTGGCGACAAGGATGCCGGTGGAATCGTTATCCTAAAAACCTTTAGCGAATATTACAATGGTTACAAGGATGACAAGGGCAAGAAACAGCCTGGTTATAAGCAGCTGCTTGATGAATTGAAGACCATGTATCCGCTTGGTCAAGAAATTTTAGGCGAAAAGGCTGAAAAGGAATTTATCCGTTTGTTCGGAGCAGTCCTTCGCTTAAGAAATATTCTTTCTTCTTTTGATCAATTCAATGATCTGGATATTTCAGAAAGAGACCTGCAGGATTATCAGTCTATCTATGTAGATTTGCATGATAAGTATGCGCATCAGCAGAATGGCTCGAAGGAATCCATCAGGGATGACATTGAGTTTGAATTGGAATTGATCAAGCAAGTCGATATCAATATTGATTACATCTTGGCCTTAGTCGCCCAATATCATGACAGTAACTGCAAGGATAAGAAGATCAAGGCTCAAATCACCAAAGCCCTGAATGCTAGTGTTGAACTCCGCAGCAAACGTGAACTGATTGAAGCCTTTGTGAAGAAGGTTAATGTCGATACCGATGTTGACAAGGATTGGAAGGAGTTTGTCAAGGAACAACAGGAAAATGACCTTGTTCAAATCATTTCTGATGAAAACCTGAAGGAAGAAGAGACTAGGGAATTCATCATCAATTCTTTCAGAGATGGCGAACTGGATGAATCCGGTACAGATATCGCCAATATCATGCCTAAAATGTCCAGATTTGGCGGTGGCAACCGTTCCGAAAAGAAAGCAGATGTCATCGCCAAATTACGTCAATTCTTTGAGAAGT